The genomic interval AACGTCATCACGGCGAACATGCCGCCGCTCGCGGCATGGGAACCAGCGGTGAACGGAAGGACCTGGACGAGAATGCGTCCGCGTCGGACCAGGGCGGCGATGTGTGTGAGTTGGCGAGCTATGGCCGCCGGGCCGCCCACCGGCACACGGAGCACGGTTTCGTGGAGAACTGCCCACAACACGGGCTTTGTTGGGTCGTCGAGCAGTCCGGCCCGCGCCGCACGGGCTCGGGCCCACACATCCATGTCCTGGTCGAGGACGAGCGCCGCAGCGGGAGCCATCAGCGCTCGTACGTACTCCTCGGTCTGCAGCAGCCCCGGCACCAGGGTCGGGGCGTACTCGCTGATGGTGAGAGCTTCGGCCTCCAAGGCGGCAGCATCCGCGAAGTAGGCCGGATGCGGACTGCTGTCGATCAACTCCTTGCACATACGAGTAAGGAGCCCGTCCGTCCCCAGCTCGGCGTCGAAGCGCTGGGCGAGGTCCAGTTGGGGCTTGCGGATCGCGGACTCGATCTGGCCGACGTACGTCCCCGAGACGTAGACCCGTTCTCCGAGCTGCTGCTGTGTGAGCGGTACCGCCTCTCGCTGGCGCTTGAGTTCGGAGCCGAAGAACGGCCATCCGACCTTGCCCTGCGAGAAACTCACGCCTTTGTTGGGCTTGTTCACCACTGAACTCCCATGCGTTTCAACGCCGTTGTTGTCCGCTTCCCCCTGTCCATCGTATGCACGCAGCGCAACGATCGGACACGGAAAGCGACATGTTGAACCACGCGCAAGGGACGGCGATGAACGCACCTCGCAGGAGCGAAGCACGGGCGCAGCTCGCGGAGTTGATGGAGGACTACGGAACGGATGGCGTGCTCAGACTCGACGCTACGGGTGAGCCGATGGAGGGGGCCGAGCTGCCGCCCGGGTCGATGGCCTATCCGCCGTGCCGGTGCCCTCGGTGCCGGGGCGGCGCTTGAGCTTCGGGGGGCGAGGGTCGAGACCCTTTTGCTAGGAATGGTGGGTGGGGATCCTTCCCGCCCACCCACCCCTGTGGCGCGCGAACTGGGCTGCGTACCAGCGGAGATGACATCTCGTGATCAGGTCGCGACGCAGTGCTGTTGCCGTGTAGCGTGCGGCACAACGAAACGACCCCCATGCGGTGTTCTCAGCACCACACAGGGGTCTGACCAACAAGATCGAAGTCGAGGCGATCCCGTGGCTGTTCAGCAGCTTAGTCCCGCCGTGCACGCGCCTGCCCACCCGATGGCCAAGCCCGGGTTCGGGAAACGGTCTGCGCCCGATCAGGAACCCCGTCGTGGGCGGGACTTCGCACACTTGCCCAAGCGTGAAGCCGCCATCGCCGGGTACATCGACCGCCTCCCCGACGGCGCCGACATCTCCATCAAGGCGCTGGCCAGGGAGATGGAAGGCTTTGGGCAGTGCGCCATCAGCACCGTTCTGCGGCGGCTTTCCGAGGCCGGGCACCTGCGGCGCGTACGCCGGGACGTGCAGGATGCCGAGGGTGCGCGGTGGGTGTACCGGACGTACTTCACCCGCACCGCCCGGCCCGACGCCTGGTGGGCCGCGTTCCTGTGCGGGGACGTTCCGCAGTCCGGGATGGCCGACCCCTCGCCCGTACAAGAGCCGGAAGCGCGCGGGTACGACGCCCTCGCCCGGCTCGTCCACCGGGATCCGCAACTCGCGCTGTCCGCAGTGGAGTGCGAGGCGCTGGCGGAGCTGGCGGGGGAGTGGTTTCGGCGGGGTGCGACCGAGACGCAGCTCGTGCGCGCCGTCCGCACGATGCTGCCCGACCCCGTCCGGCACCCCTTCGGGTTCGTACAGAACCGGCTGATCAAGCGACTGCCGCCGGAGCTCCCGGCTCCCGTCCAGGGGCAGTACGTCATGGAGTGCACCGATTGCCATGCCCCCGGTACGCCGGAATCGCTGCCGGGCGGCGTGTGCCGCATCTGCCGGGGCGAGCCGTGCGTACCGGCTGACGGCCTTCCGGCGGATGTCGTACGGGGGAGGGCGGCGCGGCTGCGGGACACGCTCCGTACGTACAAGTTCCGCCCGCCGCGCTAGCCCCCGGTTGT from Streptomyces spiramyceticus carries:
- a CDS encoding helix-turn-helix domain-containing protein, which produces MNKPNKGVSFSQGKVGWPFFGSELKRQREAVPLTQQQLGERVYVSGTYVGQIESAIRKPQLDLAQRFDAELGTDGLLTRMCKELIDSSPHPAYFADAAALEAEALTISEYAPTLVPGLLQTEEYVRALMAPAAALVLDQDMDVWARARAARAGLLDDPTKPVLWAVLHETVLRVPVGGPAAIARQLTHIAALVRRGRILVQVLPFTAGSHAASGGMFAVMTFEDAPPVAYSEGQHSGQLLDIPALVAKYQRSYDLIRAAALSPEASLALIEAAAEDYTP